From the genome of Cynocephalus volans isolate mCynVol1 chromosome 14, mCynVol1.pri, whole genome shotgun sequence, one region includes:
- the NT5DC4 gene encoding LOW QUALITY PROTEIN: 5'-nucleotidase domain-containing protein 4 (The sequence of the model RefSeq protein was modified relative to this genomic sequence to represent the inferred CDS: inserted 3 bases in 2 codons; substituted 2 bases at 2 genomic stop codons) yields the protein MASVDGGQTWRPSWKSEGLVSSPGLKQDWHQQQPGTNQPGSARPHAAYKSQAYEMLAFTLLLEHLVCIGYRPEILRYTYDPAFPTRGLVFDMLYGNLLKVDLHGNVLLGAHGFTFLSEAEIWSFCPSKFIQRDDPQRLHTLNTLFNLPMTDCLCACLVDFSGCSHYTNCDTGYQXLFMSFRSLFQDVTDAMNNIHQLGSLKEKTLEDLEKYVKKDAXIHILLGKMKVGKVFMATNSSYNYTDMSAIMTYLFGVGEAGALARPWRSYFDLIVVDTQKPCLFAEGTDSGKLLVGTYTGPHQHCAVYSGGSSDTVCEQLGVXGKDILYIGNHIFGDTLKSKKRQSWRTCLVVPELSRELGIWAWQKQRSEELKRLDMHPADLYQHTDGSSCGLQVINSTKGEMQMPHESAVQQEQAGLDPASXLLSYSQGVSGWLATGLSPRQGWEEPPRCGWSRSLVA from the exons ATGGCCAGTGTGGACGGGGGACAGACATGGAGGCCCAGCTGGAAGTCCGAGGGTCTGGTCTCCTCTCCAGGCCTGAAGCAGGACTGGCACCAGCA gcagccaggcaCCAACCAGCCTGGGTCTGCTCGGCCCCATGCAGCCTACAAATCCCAAGCCTATGAGATGCTGGCTTTCACGTTGCTACTGGAGCACCTGGTGTGCATCGGGTACCGGCCCGAGATCCTGCGCTACACCTACGACCCCGCCTTCCCCACCAG GGGGCTGGTGTTTGACATGCTCTACGGGAACCTGCTGAAGGTGGACCTCCACGGGAACGTGCTGCTGGGTGCCCACGGCTTCACTTTCCTCTCGGA AGCGGAGATCTGGAGCTTCTGCCCCAGCAAGTTCATTCAGAGGGACGACCCGCAGCGCTTGCACACCCTCAACACGCTCTTCAACTTGCCTA TGACTGACTGCCTGTGTGCCTGTCTGGTGGACTTCTCTGGCTGCTCCCACTATACTAA CTGTGACACTGGCTATCA CCTCTTCATGTCCTTCCGAAGCCTCTTCCAGGATGTGACTGATGCCATGAATAACATCCACCAGTTG GGCAGTCTCAAGGAGAAGACCCTAGAGGACTTGGAGAAATACGTGAAGAAGGAT GCATGAATCCACATCTTGCTGGGGAAGATGAAGGTTGGGAAAGTGTTTATGGCCACCAACAGCAGCTACAACTACACCGATATGAGT GCCATCATGACCTACCTGTTTGGCGTCGGTGAG GCCGGAGCCTTGGCCAGGCCCTGGAGGTCCTACTTTGACCTGATTGTGGTGGACACCCAGAAGCCCTGCTTATTTGCGGAGGGGACG GACTCAGGGAAGCTCCTCGTGGGCACCTATACTGGGCCCCACCAGCACTGTGCTGTCTACTCTGGAG GCTCGTCAGACACGGTGTGTGAGCAGCTTGGGG TGGGGAAGGACATCCTGTACATTGGGAACCACATCTTTGGGGACACTCTCAAGTCCAAGAAACGGCAGAGCTGGCGGACTTGCCTGGTGGTTCCTGAGCTGTCCCGGGAGCTGGGCATCTGGGCCTGGCAGAAGC AGCGCTCAGAAGAGCTGAAGAGGTTGGACATGCACCCGGCAGACCTGTACCA GCACACGGATGGGAGTAGTTGCGGGCTGCAAGTCATCAACTCCACCAAGGGGGAGATGCAG ATGCCACATGAATCGGCTGTGCAGCAAGAACAGGCCGGTCTGGACCCTGCCTCCTGACTCCTCTCCTACAGCCAGGGGGTGAGTGGCTGGCTGGCGACAGGGCTCTCTCCACggcagggctgggaggagccACCACGCTGTGGCTGGTCAAGGAGCTTGGTGGCTTGA